The following coding sequences lie in one Polyodon spathula isolate WHYD16114869_AA chromosome 37, ASM1765450v1, whole genome shotgun sequence genomic window:
- the LOC121304173 gene encoding flotillin-1-like, translated as MSPVRALQEIYKDRKKFSEQVFKVASSDLLNMGISVVSYTLKDVHDDQDYLHSLGKARTAQVQKDARIGEAVAKRDAVIREAHAMQEKVSAQYVNEIEMAKAQRDFELKKAAYDVEVNTKKAESDLAYQLQVAKTKQRIEEEKMQVQVVERAQQIMLQEQEITRKERELDAKVKKPADAERYRLERLAEAERLQLIMQAEAEAESIRIKGEAEAFAVEVKARAEAEQMSKKAEAFKQYKEAAMVDMLLEKLPLIAEEISRPLSESRKVTMVSSGNGDVGAAKLTGEVLDIMKRLPEAMEKLTGVSISQLSLES; from the exons ATGAGCCCTGTGCGCGCTCTGCAGGAGATATACAAGGACAGGAAGAAGTTCTCTGAGCAGGTCTTCAAGGTGGCCTCTTCAGACCTGCTCAACATGGGCATCAGTGTGGTCAGCTACACCCTGAAGGACGTGCACGATGACCAG GATTACCTCCACTCTCTGGGTAAGGCTCGCACAGCCCAGGTACAGAAGGACGCCCGCATTGGAGAAGCCGTGGCAAAGAGAGACGCAGTGATCCGG GAAGCTCACGCTATGCAGGAGAAGGTCTCCGCTCAGTACGTGAATGAGATCGAGATGGCAAAGGCGCAGAGAGACTTTGAGCTGAAGAAGGCAGCCTATGATGTGGAGGTCAACACCAAGAAGGCGGAGTCAGACCTAGCGTATCAGCTGCAG GTAGCGAAGACGAAGCAGCGCATCGAGGAGGAGAAGATGCAGGTGCAGGTGGTGGAGCGAGCCCAGCAGATCATGCTTCAGGAGCAGGAGATCACCCGCAAGGAGAGGGAGCTGGACGCCAAGGTGAAGAAGCCAGCCGACGCAGAGCGCTACCGCCTGGAGAGGCTGGCTGAGGCAGAGAG GCTCCAGCTCATCATGCAGGCTGAAGCAGAGGCTGAGAGCATCCGG ATCAAGGGAGAAGCTGAGGCCTTTGCAGTGGAAGTTAAAGCCAGGGCAGAGGCAGAGCAGATGTCGAAAAAGGCCGAAGCTTTCAAGCAGTACAAGGAAGCTGCCATGGTGGACATGCTGCTGGAAAAGCTGCCGCTG ATTGCAGAAGAGATCAGCAGGCCTCTGTCTGAGTCTAGGAAGGTGACGATGGTGTCGAGTGGCAATGGAGATGTTGGAGCGGCCAAACTGACCGGGGAAGTGCTGGACATCATGAAGCGCCTGCCTGAGGCCATGGAGAAACTGACGGGTGTCAGCATCAGTCAG CTCTCACTGGAATCTTGA
- the LOC121304370 gene encoding CD276 antigen-like isoform X1, protein MGRPCSLLMVYRTVLHLMFLLPLGLLHSVSSQTVQVSAQVGGNATLPCAAPTLKGVPLETLEISWRLDDQVVFEFQGRSGKEASKFHSRAGLLKKAEGDFSLSLHRVTLADQGTFECYIKEGRKPQNFFQKVVLSVSVPPTGSPTESRQPGIGAATTEATSERGNGEIMS, encoded by the exons ATGGGCAG GCCTTGTTCTTTGCTCATGGTTTACAGGACTGTCCTACACCTAATGTTTCTTCTGCCTCTGGGCCTCCTCCATTCTG TCTCTTCACAGACAGTCCAGGTTTCTGCACAGGTTGGGGGGAATGCAACTCTGCCTTGTGCTGCACCGACTCTGAAAGGAGTTCCTTTGGAAACGCTTGAGATTTCCTGGAGGTTGGATGACCAGGTGGTGTTTGAATTTCAAGGAAGAAGCGGAAAGGAGGCATCTAAGTTCCACAGCAGGGCGGGGCTTCTCAAGAAAGCAGAAGGTGACTTTTCACTCAGTCTTCACAGAGTCACACTCGCAGACCAAGGCACCTTTGAGTGCTACATCAAAGAAGGAAGGAAGCCCCAGAATTTCTTTCAAAAAGTCGTACTCAGCGTTTCAG TCCCTCCTACAGGCTCCCCCACTGAGAGCAGACAGCCTGGGATTGGAGCAGCGACCACAGAAGCAACCTCAGAACGAGGGAATGGTGAGATCATGAGTTGA
- the LOC121304370 gene encoding CD276 antigen-like isoform X2, translating into MGRTVLHLMFLLPLGLLHSVSSQTVQVSAQVGGNATLPCAAPTLKGVPLETLEISWRLDDQVVFEFQGRSGKEASKFHSRAGLLKKAEGDFSLSLHRVTLADQGTFECYIKEGRKPQNFFQKVVLSVSVPPTGSPTESRQPGIGAATTEATSERGNGEIMS; encoded by the exons ATGGGCAG GACTGTCCTACACCTAATGTTTCTTCTGCCTCTGGGCCTCCTCCATTCTG TCTCTTCACAGACAGTCCAGGTTTCTGCACAGGTTGGGGGGAATGCAACTCTGCCTTGTGCTGCACCGACTCTGAAAGGAGTTCCTTTGGAAACGCTTGAGATTTCCTGGAGGTTGGATGACCAGGTGGTGTTTGAATTTCAAGGAAGAAGCGGAAAGGAGGCATCTAAGTTCCACAGCAGGGCGGGGCTTCTCAAGAAAGCAGAAGGTGACTTTTCACTCAGTCTTCACAGAGTCACACTCGCAGACCAAGGCACCTTTGAGTGCTACATCAAAGAAGGAAGGAAGCCCCAGAATTTCTTTCAAAAAGTCGTACTCAGCGTTTCAG TCCCTCCTACAGGCTCCCCCACTGAGAGCAGACAGCCTGGGATTGGAGCAGCGACCACAGAAGCAACCTCAGAACGAGGGAATGGTGAGATCATGAGTTGA
- the LOC121304366 gene encoding uncharacterized protein LOC121304366, with translation MAVEEVLPGENITLNCDIKHDGETSWFVLYPEQAPIHIFQGVLKLIDNTTNPTYFNGFSESRFYPLLNRTTWTISMRIDNVSQQDFALYFCMVRVRGEMKCGNLTKLVLAQNSTSEPKTETNNGSNSHLCCSSLCCSLLGCVSFLFVVASSAFVCYFQKRGAKGARTHKEKTEENKSHPVVQEEESGVDYASLDLGKTPKRKKEKDRPQNDVTYAVVKR, from the exons ATGGCTGTTGAAGAGGTCCTTCCTGGAGAGAATATAACTCTAAATTGTGACATCAAGCACGACGGGGAAACCTCTTGGTTTGTACTTTATCCAGAACAAGCTCCAATTCACATATTTCAGGGTGTTTTAAAACTAATAGACAATACAACAAACCCTACATACTTCAACGGCTTCAGTGAATCTCGTTTTTACCCCCTGCTGAACCGCACGACCTGGACTATCAGTATGAGGATAGACAACGTTTCTCAGCAggattttgctttgtatttctgcATGGTTCGAGTGAGAGGAGAAATGAAATGTGGAAATTTAACAAAACTTGTGTTGG cgCAGAACTCAACGTCAGAACCGAAAACAGAAACTAACAATG GATCGAACAGTCATCTGTGCTGTAGTTCGCTGTGCTGTAGTTTGCTGGGCTGCGTCTCCTTCCTATTCGTGGTCGCCTCCTCTGCCTTTGTCTGTTACTTTCAAAAAAGAG GTGCTAAGGGTGCGAGAACACACAAAGAGAAGACCGAGGAGAACAAGTCACATCCTGTTGTACAG GAAGAAGAAAGTGGTGTAGATTACGCTAGTCTGGATCTGGGAAAAACTCCCAAgaggaaaaaggaaaaagataGACCCCAAAACGATGTGACGTATGCAGTAGTCAAGCGCTGA